From the Eleutherodactylus coqui strain aEleCoq1 chromosome 7, aEleCoq1.hap1, whole genome shotgun sequence genome, one window contains:
- the KIAA0232 gene encoding uncharacterized protein KIAA0232 homolog isoform X2, which yields MRPICTVVDGLPSEGTFSLFPGPISVFEMSMLRALDPVQTWLGQELEKCGIDAMIYTRYVLSLLLHDSYDYDLQEQENDIFAGWEKGACKKWGKGKKKSSDLSMEEMKKQAAVQCLLSASDESSGIETLVEELYSKLKDLQNSDGDQLPTSKEDKNNKKVDGSQSPEATSSPARKDQAEMYYEAFPPLSEKPICLQEIMTVWNKSKICSYSSSSSSSTAPQTSTETPSPKNCHSESEAVMTNKNRASNTVQEKNQQRKGKNEKENKFSNGAADEKTSISKSVRHKSNGKIRPRSWSSGSSEAGSSSSGNRAEMKTRFIKVRHKVREVRNKKGKTGPKVPSKNAERKNVTAASGAGCVKPLCKRVKRQVKEYAYKEMDNGGEDEVLRKRRDETKYREQPLWYTEPFTEYFVPLNSKSKLETTYKKNGNRYNESEEVEELSESVRGLHLNNYDIHKTYLAAGTFIEGHFVEMPAVITETSDHTGTSNCSLLENNYLDDVHPIELAHFYEVEIDQSMLDPGASEKTERESRILSMIRQNGTSGIEAKSCVVLDDKLQGESAIWTESTSSIGAESSYMQDHSKLAQFWESCSPSSSADADGESLGGDSPSTLSPFIDSTKFNTHMHAGNPGLIDKSNSYFSVFEVFSLPRESVFNEKSKVESSSSMNGFGKADPQLFAWSQNSAFDDNEQCSNLSTRTCSPWSHSDGTRSDTEALNSHLEDYAQLNTEDTNYIIPTVTLTFQEDIPNIQSQSSFLMNRALGDEPALVLGKKSKLESLCGIQLEQENEEISDTTEVEPASSIHTHGYSSGVKDIWTNVEDPSFSLNVNTFSCHDADDTAEANFQEPSKAVQRSEYHLWESQRSTAEKRGFLACESSKVDGGDYMTPSKPWDVNHVKENSFILGGVYGELGNFNGDDEWAVAPQSPAKASLLDSAGSDVVTIASTDVFMTPGNSIAPGHRQLWRPFVAFEENKQNGDKGSSKGYSFILHENLLGTCDNFKVEEPPGVGYSFSSFELNNRFSQVLHVECSFEPGNIVTGSPSFKPKALCSDSEGDIGHPRICGVARTQYRSIRISPRTHFRPISASELSPGAGSESDFESEKDEVIVPTLSESEAFEDPQDDLKPLEEDAEKESNFYGKSELESGKFLPRLQKSGMEKSAQTSLDGQEESFAVLPQEKQDHLDFRIIESFESDVMENSKKSCKTLELKSKADVKENLNTGCDPTYEELGEYPPLSINLQGINAVNEKQCWWQKALYSPLISGSCCDPLYTDAKEESCVAHTGGKDLPCTGWHPLEIEKVDICM from the exons ATGCGCCCTATCTGTACAGTTGTGGATGGTTTACCATCAGAAGGCACCTTTAGCTTGTTTCCTGGACCCATTTCTGTCTTTGAAATGTCGATGCTTCGTGCTTTAGACCCAGTTCAGACCTGGCTGGGGCAGGAGCTGGAGAAATGTGGTATTGATGCCATGATATACACTAGATATGTCCTAAGTCTTCTGCTGCATGACAGCTATGACTACGACCTTCAAGAACAG GAAAATGACATCTTTGCGGGCTGGGAAAAGGGAGCTTGCAAGAAGTGGGGGAAAGGCAAGAAAAAGAGTTCAGATCTCTCAATGGAAGAAATGAAGAAACAGGCTGCAGTACAGTGTCTGCTTTCAGCTTCTGATGAA AGCTCTGGAATTGAAACTTTAGTGGAAGAGCTCTACTCCAAACTGAAAGATCTCCAGAATAGCGACGGTGACCAGCTGCCCACAAGTAAag AAGACAAGAATAACAAGAAAGTAGATGGATCGCAGTCACCGGAAGCTACTTCATCTCCAGCAAGAAAGGATCAGGCAGAAAT GTATTATGAAGCTTTTCCTCCACTTTCGGAAAAGCCAATTTGCCTGCAAGAAATAATGACCGTATGGAACAAGTCAAAAATCTGCTCTTATTCTagctcctcctcatcttccactGCCCCACAAACAAGTACCGAAACTCCATCACCAAAGAATTGCCATAGCGAAAGTGAAGCTGTAATGACGAACAAGAACAGAGCTTCTAACACTGTACAGGAAAAGAACCAGCAAAGAAAAGGCAAGAACGAGAAAGAGAACAAGTTTAGTAATGGCGCAGCTGATGAGAAAACGAGTATTTCGAAAAGTGTGAGACACAAGTCAAACGGGAAGATCCGCCCTCGATCGTGGTCATCTGGATCAAGCGAAGCAGGCTCAAGTTCAAGTGGTAATCGGGCCGAAATGAAAACAAGATTCATCAAAGTAAGGCATAAAGTTAGAGAAGTCCGGAACAAAAAGGGGAAAACTGGTCCAAAGGTCCCATCAAAAAACGCTGAGAGAAAAAATGTGACCGCAGCCAGCGGCGCAGGGTGTGTGAAGCCGCTCTGCAAGCGAGTTAAACGTCAAGTAAAAGAATATGCATATAAAGAAATGGATAACGGAGGAGAGGATGAGGTCTTGAGAAAGAGAAGAGATGAAACTAAATACAGAGAGCAGCCCTTGTGGTATACAGAGCCTTTCACAGAGTACTTCGTTCCTCTGAATAGTAAAAGTAAATTAGAAACCACGTATAAGAAAAACGGCAATCGCTATAATGAATCAGAAGAGGTAGAAGAGTTGTCAGAGTCTGTAAGAGGTCTTCATCTAAATAACTACGATATCCATAAAACATACCTCGCAGCGGGTACCTTTATCGAGGGGCACTTTGTTGAAATGCCTGCAGTTATAACCGAGACAAGCGATCACACAGGGACCTCAAACTGTTCTCTGCTAGAGAACAATTATTTGGATGATGTTCATCCTATAGAACTCGCACACTTCTATGAAGTCGAAATTGATCAATCCATGTTGGATCCAGGTGCCTCAGAGAAAACGGAACGAGAAAGTCGGATTTTGAGTATGATACGTCAAAACGGAACGAGTGGAATCGAGGCTAAATCTTGCGTAGTGTTAGACGATAAGTTGCAAGGGGAGAGTGCAATATGGACAGAATCAACCAGTTCTATTGGTGCTGAAAGTTCTTACATGCAAGATCATAGTAAACTAGCTCAATTTTGGGAGTCCTGTTCACCTTCAAGTTCAGCTGATGCAGATGGGGAGAGTTTGGGAGGAGACTCTCCTAGTACACTCTCTCCTTTTATCGACAGCACAAAGTTCAATACACACATGCACGCAGGCAATCCAGGTCTAATTGATAAAAGTAACTCTTATTTTTCAGTGTTTGAAGTATTCTCGTTGCCCAGGGAGAGTGTGTTCAATGAGAAAAGTAAAGTTGAGTCTTCTTCCAGCATGAATGGGTTTGGGAAAGCCGATCCGCAATTATTTGCGTGGTCCCAAAATAGTGCCTTTGACGACAACGAACAGTGTTCGAATCTTTCGACGAGAACATGCAGTCCATGGTCGCATTCAGATGGAACCCGATCGGATACGGAGGCTCTTAACAGTCACCTCGAAGATTACGCTCAGTTGAACACAGAAGATACAAATTATATTATTCCTACAGTTACTTTAACTTTTCAAGAGGATATCCCCAATATACAATCACAAAGTTCATTCCTAATGAACAGGGCCTTGGGAGATGAGCCTGCGCTGGTATTGGGCAAGAAATCCAAGTTAGAATCACTTTGTGGCATTCAGCTAGAACAGGAAAATGAAGAAATATCTGACACTACAGAGGTCGAACCTGCAAGCAGCATTCATACACACGGATACAGCTCAGGAGTCAAAGACATATGGACAAATGTCGAAGATCCGTCGTTTTCTCTCAATGTAAATACATTTAGTTGCCATGATGCTGATGATACAGCAGAGGCTAATTTTCAAGAGCCCAGCAAGGCTGTTCAAAGATCCGAATACCACCTATGGGAAAGTCAAAGGAGCACTGCAGAAAAGCGAGGGTTTCTTGCATGCGAGTCATCGAAGGTTGATGGTGGAGACTATATGACTCCCTCGAAACCCTGGGATGTAAACCACGTGAAAGAGAATTCATTCATTCTTGGAGGAGTTTATGGGGAGCTTGGAAACTttaatggtgatgatgagtgggCTGTGGCGCCACAGAGTCCAGCAAAAGCAAGCTTACTGGATAGTGCTGGCTCGGATGTTGTTACAATAGCCAGTACCGATGTGTTCATGACACCAGGGAATAGCATTGCTCCTGGACATCGCCAGCTATGGAGACCATTTGTTGCTTTTGAAGAAAATAAGCAGAATGGAGATAAAGGCTCAAGCAAGGGTTATTCTTTTATATTGCATGAGAATCTGCTTGGTACATGTGATAATTTTAAAGTGGAGGAGCCGCCGGGCGTGGGCTACTCGTTCTCCTCCTTTGAGTTAAACAATAGATTCTCTCAAGTTCTTCATGTCGAGTGCTCCTTCGAACCTGGAAATATTGTTACTGGTAGTCCTAGTTTTAAACCAAAAGCTTTGTGCTCGGATTCAGAAGGCGATATTGGCCATCCAAGGATTTGTGGCGTGGCAAGAACCCAGTATAGATCTATAAGAATTTCTCCACGTACTCACTTCCGCCCAATATCTGCATCTGAGCTGTCTCCAGGCGCGGGGAGCGAGTCCGATTTTGAGTCTGAAAAAGATGAGGTAATAGTACCTACTCTTTCTGAAAGTGAGGCATTTGAAGATCCTCAGGATGATCTCAAACCTCTTGAAGAAGATGCCGAGAAGGAAAGTAATTTTTATGGAAAGTCTGAGCTCGAATCTGGGAAGTTTCTCCCCAGGCTACAGAAGTCGGGCATGGAGAAGAGTGCACAGACTTCTTTGGATGGTCAGGAAGAATCCTTTGCCGTGTTGCCTCAGGAGAAACAGGATCACTTAGACTTTAGGATTATTGAGTCGTTTGAAAGTGATGTGATGGAGAACtccaaaaaaagctgcaaaacgtTGGAGTTGAAAAGTAAAGCGGATGTTAAGGAGAACCTTAATACTGGATGCGATCCTACATATGAAGAGTTGGGAGAG TACCCTCCTCTGAGCATCAACCTGCAGGGCATAAATGCTGTTAACGAAAAGCAGTGCTGGTGGCAGAAGGCGCTGTACTCGCCGTTAATCTCTGGATCCTGTTGTGACC CTCTGTATACAGATGCGAAGGAAGAAAGCTGTGTAGCTCATACAGGTGGGAAGGATCTTCCCTGCACTGGTTGGCATCCTCTTGAGATTGAGAAAGTAG ACATCTGCATGTAA
- the KIAA0232 gene encoding uncharacterized protein KIAA0232 homolog isoform X1, whose translation MRPICTVVDGLPSEGTFSLFPGPISVFEMSMLRALDPVQTWLGQELEKCGIDAMIYTRYVLSLLLHDSYDYDLQEQENDIFAGWEKGACKKWGKGKKKSSDLSMEEMKKQAAVQCLLSASDESSGIETLVEELYSKLKDLQNSDGDQLPTSKEDKNNKKVDGSQSPEATSSPARKDQAEMYYEAFPPLSEKPICLQEIMTVWNKSKICSYSSSSSSSTAPQTSTETPSPKNCHSESEAVMTNKNRASNTVQEKNQQRKGKNEKENKFSNGAADEKTSISKSVRHKSNGKIRPRSWSSGSSEAGSSSSGNRAEMKTRFIKVRHKVREVRNKKGKTGPKVPSKNAERKNVTAASGAGCVKPLCKRVKRQVKEYAYKEMDNGGEDEVLRKRRDETKYREQPLWYTEPFTEYFVPLNSKSKLETTYKKNGNRYNESEEVEELSESVRGLHLNNYDIHKTYLAAGTFIEGHFVEMPAVITETSDHTGTSNCSLLENNYLDDVHPIELAHFYEVEIDQSMLDPGASEKTERESRILSMIRQNGTSGIEAKSCVVLDDKLQGESAIWTESTSSIGAESSYMQDHSKLAQFWESCSPSSSADADGESLGGDSPSTLSPFIDSTKFNTHMHAGNPGLIDKSNSYFSVFEVFSLPRESVFNEKSKVESSSSMNGFGKADPQLFAWSQNSAFDDNEQCSNLSTRTCSPWSHSDGTRSDTEALNSHLEDYAQLNTEDTNYIIPTVTLTFQEDIPNIQSQSSFLMNRALGDEPALVLGKKSKLESLCGIQLEQENEEISDTTEVEPASSIHTHGYSSGVKDIWTNVEDPSFSLNVNTFSCHDADDTAEANFQEPSKAVQRSEYHLWESQRSTAEKRGFLACESSKVDGGDYMTPSKPWDVNHVKENSFILGGVYGELGNFNGDDEWAVAPQSPAKASLLDSAGSDVVTIASTDVFMTPGNSIAPGHRQLWRPFVAFEENKQNGDKGSSKGYSFILHENLLGTCDNFKVEEPPGVGYSFSSFELNNRFSQVLHVECSFEPGNIVTGSPSFKPKALCSDSEGDIGHPRICGVARTQYRSIRISPRTHFRPISASELSPGAGSESDFESEKDEVIVPTLSESEAFEDPQDDLKPLEEDAEKESNFYGKSELESGKFLPRLQKSGMEKSAQTSLDGQEESFAVLPQEKQDHLDFRIIESFESDVMENSKKSCKTLELKSKADVKENLNTGCDPTYEELGEYPPLSINLQGINAVNEKQCWWQKALYSPLISGSCCDPLYTDAKEESCVAHTGGKDLPCTGWHPLEIEKTSACNKAKIGVGGGVTSSCFRKKIYSSDSSSSETTSEGGHDWADICREELFSRTQL comes from the exons ATGCGCCCTATCTGTACAGTTGTGGATGGTTTACCATCAGAAGGCACCTTTAGCTTGTTTCCTGGACCCATTTCTGTCTTTGAAATGTCGATGCTTCGTGCTTTAGACCCAGTTCAGACCTGGCTGGGGCAGGAGCTGGAGAAATGTGGTATTGATGCCATGATATACACTAGATATGTCCTAAGTCTTCTGCTGCATGACAGCTATGACTACGACCTTCAAGAACAG GAAAATGACATCTTTGCGGGCTGGGAAAAGGGAGCTTGCAAGAAGTGGGGGAAAGGCAAGAAAAAGAGTTCAGATCTCTCAATGGAAGAAATGAAGAAACAGGCTGCAGTACAGTGTCTGCTTTCAGCTTCTGATGAA AGCTCTGGAATTGAAACTTTAGTGGAAGAGCTCTACTCCAAACTGAAAGATCTCCAGAATAGCGACGGTGACCAGCTGCCCACAAGTAAag AAGACAAGAATAACAAGAAAGTAGATGGATCGCAGTCACCGGAAGCTACTTCATCTCCAGCAAGAAAGGATCAGGCAGAAAT GTATTATGAAGCTTTTCCTCCACTTTCGGAAAAGCCAATTTGCCTGCAAGAAATAATGACCGTATGGAACAAGTCAAAAATCTGCTCTTATTCTagctcctcctcatcttccactGCCCCACAAACAAGTACCGAAACTCCATCACCAAAGAATTGCCATAGCGAAAGTGAAGCTGTAATGACGAACAAGAACAGAGCTTCTAACACTGTACAGGAAAAGAACCAGCAAAGAAAAGGCAAGAACGAGAAAGAGAACAAGTTTAGTAATGGCGCAGCTGATGAGAAAACGAGTATTTCGAAAAGTGTGAGACACAAGTCAAACGGGAAGATCCGCCCTCGATCGTGGTCATCTGGATCAAGCGAAGCAGGCTCAAGTTCAAGTGGTAATCGGGCCGAAATGAAAACAAGATTCATCAAAGTAAGGCATAAAGTTAGAGAAGTCCGGAACAAAAAGGGGAAAACTGGTCCAAAGGTCCCATCAAAAAACGCTGAGAGAAAAAATGTGACCGCAGCCAGCGGCGCAGGGTGTGTGAAGCCGCTCTGCAAGCGAGTTAAACGTCAAGTAAAAGAATATGCATATAAAGAAATGGATAACGGAGGAGAGGATGAGGTCTTGAGAAAGAGAAGAGATGAAACTAAATACAGAGAGCAGCCCTTGTGGTATACAGAGCCTTTCACAGAGTACTTCGTTCCTCTGAATAGTAAAAGTAAATTAGAAACCACGTATAAGAAAAACGGCAATCGCTATAATGAATCAGAAGAGGTAGAAGAGTTGTCAGAGTCTGTAAGAGGTCTTCATCTAAATAACTACGATATCCATAAAACATACCTCGCAGCGGGTACCTTTATCGAGGGGCACTTTGTTGAAATGCCTGCAGTTATAACCGAGACAAGCGATCACACAGGGACCTCAAACTGTTCTCTGCTAGAGAACAATTATTTGGATGATGTTCATCCTATAGAACTCGCACACTTCTATGAAGTCGAAATTGATCAATCCATGTTGGATCCAGGTGCCTCAGAGAAAACGGAACGAGAAAGTCGGATTTTGAGTATGATACGTCAAAACGGAACGAGTGGAATCGAGGCTAAATCTTGCGTAGTGTTAGACGATAAGTTGCAAGGGGAGAGTGCAATATGGACAGAATCAACCAGTTCTATTGGTGCTGAAAGTTCTTACATGCAAGATCATAGTAAACTAGCTCAATTTTGGGAGTCCTGTTCACCTTCAAGTTCAGCTGATGCAGATGGGGAGAGTTTGGGAGGAGACTCTCCTAGTACACTCTCTCCTTTTATCGACAGCACAAAGTTCAATACACACATGCACGCAGGCAATCCAGGTCTAATTGATAAAAGTAACTCTTATTTTTCAGTGTTTGAAGTATTCTCGTTGCCCAGGGAGAGTGTGTTCAATGAGAAAAGTAAAGTTGAGTCTTCTTCCAGCATGAATGGGTTTGGGAAAGCCGATCCGCAATTATTTGCGTGGTCCCAAAATAGTGCCTTTGACGACAACGAACAGTGTTCGAATCTTTCGACGAGAACATGCAGTCCATGGTCGCATTCAGATGGAACCCGATCGGATACGGAGGCTCTTAACAGTCACCTCGAAGATTACGCTCAGTTGAACACAGAAGATACAAATTATATTATTCCTACAGTTACTTTAACTTTTCAAGAGGATATCCCCAATATACAATCACAAAGTTCATTCCTAATGAACAGGGCCTTGGGAGATGAGCCTGCGCTGGTATTGGGCAAGAAATCCAAGTTAGAATCACTTTGTGGCATTCAGCTAGAACAGGAAAATGAAGAAATATCTGACACTACAGAGGTCGAACCTGCAAGCAGCATTCATACACACGGATACAGCTCAGGAGTCAAAGACATATGGACAAATGTCGAAGATCCGTCGTTTTCTCTCAATGTAAATACATTTAGTTGCCATGATGCTGATGATACAGCAGAGGCTAATTTTCAAGAGCCCAGCAAGGCTGTTCAAAGATCCGAATACCACCTATGGGAAAGTCAAAGGAGCACTGCAGAAAAGCGAGGGTTTCTTGCATGCGAGTCATCGAAGGTTGATGGTGGAGACTATATGACTCCCTCGAAACCCTGGGATGTAAACCACGTGAAAGAGAATTCATTCATTCTTGGAGGAGTTTATGGGGAGCTTGGAAACTttaatggtgatgatgagtgggCTGTGGCGCCACAGAGTCCAGCAAAAGCAAGCTTACTGGATAGTGCTGGCTCGGATGTTGTTACAATAGCCAGTACCGATGTGTTCATGACACCAGGGAATAGCATTGCTCCTGGACATCGCCAGCTATGGAGACCATTTGTTGCTTTTGAAGAAAATAAGCAGAATGGAGATAAAGGCTCAAGCAAGGGTTATTCTTTTATATTGCATGAGAATCTGCTTGGTACATGTGATAATTTTAAAGTGGAGGAGCCGCCGGGCGTGGGCTACTCGTTCTCCTCCTTTGAGTTAAACAATAGATTCTCTCAAGTTCTTCATGTCGAGTGCTCCTTCGAACCTGGAAATATTGTTACTGGTAGTCCTAGTTTTAAACCAAAAGCTTTGTGCTCGGATTCAGAAGGCGATATTGGCCATCCAAGGATTTGTGGCGTGGCAAGAACCCAGTATAGATCTATAAGAATTTCTCCACGTACTCACTTCCGCCCAATATCTGCATCTGAGCTGTCTCCAGGCGCGGGGAGCGAGTCCGATTTTGAGTCTGAAAAAGATGAGGTAATAGTACCTACTCTTTCTGAAAGTGAGGCATTTGAAGATCCTCAGGATGATCTCAAACCTCTTGAAGAAGATGCCGAGAAGGAAAGTAATTTTTATGGAAAGTCTGAGCTCGAATCTGGGAAGTTTCTCCCCAGGCTACAGAAGTCGGGCATGGAGAAGAGTGCACAGACTTCTTTGGATGGTCAGGAAGAATCCTTTGCCGTGTTGCCTCAGGAGAAACAGGATCACTTAGACTTTAGGATTATTGAGTCGTTTGAAAGTGATGTGATGGAGAACtccaaaaaaagctgcaaaacgtTGGAGTTGAAAAGTAAAGCGGATGTTAAGGAGAACCTTAATACTGGATGCGATCCTACATATGAAGAGTTGGGAGAG TACCCTCCTCTGAGCATCAACCTGCAGGGCATAAATGCTGTTAACGAAAAGCAGTGCTGGTGGCAGAAGGCGCTGTACTCGCCGTTAATCTCTGGATCCTGTTGTGACC CTCTGTATACAGATGCGAAGGAAGAAAGCTGTGTAGCTCATACAGGTGGGAAGGATCTTCCCTGCACTGGTTGGCATCCTCTTGAGATTGAGAAA ACATCTGCATGTAACAAAGCGAAAATTGGAGTTGGTGGTGGGGTGACATCCAGTTGCTTCAGGAAGAAGATCTATTCGAGCGACAGTTCAAGCTCTGAAACTACTTCTGAGGGAGGACACGATTGGGCCGATATATGCAGAGAGGAACTTTTCTCCCGCACTCAGCTGTGA